From Sparus aurata chromosome 9, fSpaAur1.1, whole genome shotgun sequence, a single genomic window includes:
- the slitrk5b gene encoding SLIT and NTRK-like protein 5 — translation MHLWMSYVLLSATSVCTIEMFGSYGEICQRLCACEEREGILTVSCENRGIVSLSDIKPVHFPQYHLLLTGNILKKLSANDFTEYNGLTILHLGNNDISEVEAGAFNGLQGLKRLHLNNNKIDALKEEFFFGLESLEYLQIDYNYITHVAPNAFSRLRHLEVLILNDNLISALPVNIFQYVPLTHLDLRGNQLKVLPYSGLLEHMNSVVELQLEENPWNCSCELIALKTWLESISYTALVGDVVCEFPFRLHGRDLDEVSKQELCPRRAIAEYEMPPLPHLSTDAYYRTTPALVTSSFTSSGIARSSSRPTKGPRQSGKLKSRPTSRIPSNKPQNYGQIISYQTKSPVPLDCPTACTCNLQISDLGLNVNCQERKIEQISDLEPKPYNPKKMYLTGNYIPLVRRSDFIEATGLDLLHLGNNRIARIHDRAFADLTHLRRLYLNGNLIDRLTADMFYGLDTLQFLYLEYNVIREVTSDTFQHVPKLQLLFLNNNLLKTLPVGTFTGLTLARLNLRNNHLRYLPVSGVLDQLTALVQVDLFENPWDCSCSILELKMWLEQLSTGTVVNNVICGSPKRLAGEDMRYIKTANFCPNNSDILASMIPPSEESFPGSTITIETSLDSDTQYGAIPLSVMILALLLMFIVSVFVAAGMFVAMKKRRQKSQNKQNISMNACISSLNMEYGLYKKASIPKVRTSAGHVYEYIPPVTESSCRTTAHTPTDSKSVDGFRDFDELSGAFLGNSDEEAASNVISSEYSATTPEPLNKPCTPHQDDLCYYREPLEPEKHTRYSNTLPCKHTAHSSSQYTSDCDARHQYVHPERIQQTILYCTAPSTVYVEPNRSEYWELKAKLHIDPDYLEVLEKRTTFTQF, via the coding sequence ATGCATCTTTGGATGTCATATGTTTTGCTGAGTGCAACGTCAGTGTGCACCATTGAGATGTTTGGCAGTTATGGAGAAATATGTCAAAGACTGTGTGCCtgcgaggagagagaggggatacTCACGGTGAGCTGTGAAAACAGAGGAATTGTAAGTCTCTCCGACATAAAGCCAGTGCACTTCCCTCAGTATCATCTGCTGCTCACAGGGAACATCTTGAAAAAGCTATCCGCCAATGATTTCACTGAGTATAACGGACTTACAATACTACATCTGGGGAATAATGACATATCTGAGGTGGAAGCGGGAGCTTTTAATGGACTTCAGGGATTAAAACGATTGCATCTAAACAATAACAAGATTGATGCCTTGAAGGAAGAGTTTTTCTTTGGCCTTGAAAGTCTGGAGTATCTACAAATTGATTACAATTATATCACTCATGTGGCGCCCAATGCCTTCAGCAGACTTCGACATCTGGAAGTCCTGATTCTAAATGACAACTTAATATCTGCTCTGCCTGTGAACATTTTCCAGTATGTACCACTGACTCATTTGGACTTGAGGGGCAATCAGCTCAAAGTGCTCCCCTACTCAGGCCTGCTAGAGCACATGAACAGCGTTGTGGAGTTACAGCTGGAGGAGAACCCCTGGAACTGCTCTTGTGAGCTGATCGCTCTTAAAACCTGGCTGGAGAGCATATCATACACAGCTTTAGTGGGCGATGTTGTTTGCGAGTTCCCTTTCCGTCTCCACGGGAGAGATCTTGATGAGGTTTCCAAACAGGAGTTGTGCCCGAGGAGAGCCATCGCTGAGTATGAGATGCCACCTCTGCCACATTTGAGCACCGATGCATACTATAGGACCACCCCGGCTCTTGTCACAAGCTCTTTCACCTCATCTGGGATTGCCCGGTCGTCATCGAGGCCCACGAAGGGACCTCGCCAGTCAGGCAAATTAAAATCAAGGCCCACTTCTCGCATCCCATCGAATAAACCGCAAAATTACGGCCAAATTATTTCATATCAAACCAAATCCCCTGTGCCTTTAGATTGCCCGACTGCCTGTACCTGCAATCTTCAAATTTCAGACCTTGGCCTGAACGTGAACTGCCAGGAGAGAAAGATTGAGCAAATCTCCGACTTAGAACCCAAACCTTACAATCCCAAAAAGATGTATCTGACAGGGAACTATATCCCGTTGGTGCGGAGATCAGATTTTATCGAAGCAACTGGATTAGATCTGCTTCATCTTGGCAACAATCGAATAGCTCGCATACACGACAGAGCATTTGCCGACTTGACACATCTAAGAAGACTCTACCTTAACGGGAATCTGATTGACCGTCTCACAGCTGATATGTTTTACGGCTTGGACACCCTGCAGTTCTTGTATTTAGAATACAACGTCATCAGGGAGGTCACCTCTGACACCTTTCAGCACGTACCCAAACTTCAGCTTCTTTTCCTCAACAACAACCTCCTGAAAACTTTGCCAGTGGGAACATTTACCGGCCTGACACTAGCCAGACTGAATCTTCGCAACAACCATCTGCGGTATCTGCCTGTCAGCGGTGTGTTAGATCAGCTTACAGCGCTGGTGCAAGTCGATTTGTTTGAGAATCCCTGGGATTGCTCTTGTAGCATACTGGAGCTGAAGATGTGGCTCGAGCAGCTTAGCACGGGCACAGTTGTAAACAATGTCATCTGTGGCTCGCCTAAGAGGCTAGCTGGAGAGGACATGAGATACATTAAGACAGCTAATTTCTGCCCTAATAACTCCGATATACTTGCCTCCATGATCCCGCCCTCTGAAGAATCTTTCCCTGGCAGCACTATCACCATAGAAACATCCTTGGACTCTGACACACAATACGGCGCCATTCCTCTATCTGTGATGATTCTTGCCCTGCTCCTCATGTTCATTGTGTCTGTGTTCGTGGCTGCGGGAATGTTTGTGGCGATGAAAAAGAGACGTCAGAAGAGCCAAAACAAGCAGAATATCTCAATGAATGCCTGCATCAGCTCCCTCAACATGGAATACGGCCTCTACAAAAAGGCATCCATCCCCAAAGTCAGAACATCTGCTGGACATGTGTACGAGTACATCCCACCTGTCACAGAGTCCTCATGCAGAACCACTGCCCACACCCCGACGGACAGCAAATCGGTGGACGGATTTAGAGACTTTGACGAGTTGAGTGGCGCTTTTCTGGGTAACTCGGATGAAGAGGCAGCCAGTAATGTAATAAGCTCTGAATACAGTGCCACTACTCCTGAGCCTCTAAACAAGCCCTGCACCCCTCACCAAGATGATCTGTGTTACTACAGAGAGCCGCTCGAGCCTGAGAAGCACACACGCTACAGCAATACGTTACCATGCAAGCACACAGCTCACTCATCGAGTCAGTATACCTCAGACTGTGATGCAAGGCATCAATACGTGCACCCGGAGAGAATACAACAGACAATACTTTATTGTACAGCACCAAGTACTGTTTATGTAGAGCCCAACAGGAGCGAGTACTGGGAACTGAAAGCAAAGCTTCATATTGATCCGGATTACCTTGAGGTTCTCGAGAAACGAACAACATTTACACAGTTTTGA